The Burkholderia pyrrocinia genome includes a region encoding these proteins:
- a CDS encoding LysR family transcriptional regulator translates to MKVTLDELQAFAAVVDTGSITAAAQQLDLTVSAASRTLARLEEKLKTTLLRRTTRRLELTEEGRAFLQDARAIIESVENAEEQMLARREMPSGRLRVDAATPFMLHVIVPLVRGYRERFPKVELELNSNEGIIDLLERRTDVAIRIGRLKDSTLHSRKIGTSRLRILASPAYLDAHGQPRKVDDLGKHTLIGFTQPESLNVWPVLGADSEPYRIEPDIWSSNGETVRQLALEGAGIACLSDFMTAQDRESGRLTQLFARQTLDVQQPIHAVYYRNTAISSRIASFVDYLIEVLGGGSGNEAPARRKAAWMEPL, encoded by the coding sequence ATGAAAGTCACGCTCGACGAACTCCAGGCCTTTGCCGCCGTGGTCGACACCGGTTCGATTACCGCTGCCGCGCAGCAGCTCGACCTCACCGTGTCGGCGGCGAGCCGCACGCTCGCGCGGCTCGAGGAGAAGCTGAAGACCACGCTGCTGCGCCGGACCACGCGCCGGCTCGAACTGACCGAGGAGGGGCGCGCGTTCCTGCAAGACGCGCGCGCGATCATCGAATCGGTCGAGAACGCCGAGGAGCAGATGCTCGCGCGGCGCGAGATGCCGTCGGGGCGGCTGCGCGTCGATGCCGCGACGCCGTTCATGCTGCACGTGATCGTGCCGCTCGTGCGCGGCTATCGTGAGCGCTTCCCGAAGGTCGAGCTGGAACTGAACAGCAACGAAGGGATCATCGACTTGCTGGAGCGGCGCACCGACGTTGCGATCCGGATCGGCCGCCTGAAGGATTCGACGTTGCACAGCCGGAAGATCGGGACCAGCCGGCTGCGCATTCTGGCGAGTCCGGCGTATCTCGACGCGCACGGCCAGCCGCGCAAGGTCGACGATCTCGGCAAGCACACGCTGATCGGCTTCACGCAACCCGAATCGCTGAACGTATGGCCGGTGCTCGGCGCGGATAGCGAGCCGTACCGCATCGAGCCGGACATCTGGTCGTCGAATGGCGAGACCGTCAGGCAACTCGCGCTGGAAGGGGCGGGCATCGCGTGCCTGTCGGATTTCATGACCGCGCAGGATCGCGAAAGCGGGCGGCTCACGCAGCTGTTCGCTCGCCAGACGCTGGACGTGCAGCAGCCGATCCATGCCGTGTACTACCGGAACACCGCGATTTCGTCGCGGATCGCGTCGTTTGTCGACTACCTGATCGAGGTGCTGGGCGGCGGCAGCGGCAACGAGGCGCCG